The following are encoded together in the Cicer arietinum cultivar CDC Frontier isolate Library 1 chromosome 2, Cicar.CDCFrontier_v2.0, whole genome shotgun sequence genome:
- the LOC101512473 gene encoding probable inactive receptor kinase At5g10020 yields MQAMWLMLLLLVDIALGNSDTDALLELKKGIQNDPYGLVLKSWDSKSLESNGCPQNWYGILCSEGNVISITLDNAGLVGEFNFVAISGLTMLHNLSIVNNQFTGSMLHISPMKSLKFLDLSLNKFNGSFPSTFVESRNLVYLNLSSNEFSSTIPPVFRKLEQLKYLDFHSNSFSGDIMNIFYQMGSVLHVDLSSNKFSGTLDLGLGDVSFLFSIRYLNVSYNSLTGELFAHDGMPYLDNLEVFDASNNQLVGNIPSFAFVVSLRILRLSCNHLTGSFPETLLKESSMMLSELDLSQNKLEGPIGSITSMTLRKLNISSNKFSGPLPLKLGHCAIIDLSNNMLSGNLSRIKYWGNYVELIQLSSNSLSGTLPNETSQFLRLTSLNVSNNSLEGFLPPVLGTYLELKVIDLSLNQLSGFLLPALFASTKLTTLNLSNNKFSGPIPFQLPNNNPLVLEEDFTLTSLDLSHNTLSGNLSSNMKELHNLSYLNLCNNKLEGTIPNDLPDALRGFNVSFNNFSGVVPDNLLQFPESAFHPGNTMLIFPNSQLSSPKDSSNIDLKEHGSHKKTFTRSVLITCLVTFSFVIAIISAMVCYRIHQKKEGTSKQDATMDDIIDKSASPSKREESKRNVESLPPLDDSENIHTTLKGLKDLEFVKNEEGTSSPMSNPSSSTSHQFENPSDSLKVSSPDKLVGDLHLFDGSLMLTPEELSLAPAEVVGRSCHGTLYKATLESGHVLAVKWLREGITKGKKELAREMKKLGTIKHPSLVSFLGCYVGPKEHERLIISNYMNAHSLDIYLHEAEKRNIHPLSLDERLRVAVETARCLLFLHAEKTIPHGNLKSTNILIETPNRNVLLTDYSLHRILTAAGTSEQVLNAGALGYCPPEFARSTKPCPSLKSDVYAFGVVLLELLTGIKSEEIVSVGEDYISKCFEKSLVDKHNGEESSRRILDEMLKVALRCILPASERPDMKTVFDDLSTIKNS; encoded by the exons ATGCAGGCTATGTGGTTGATGCTGTTGTTGTTGGTGGATATTGCATTAGGGAATTCAGATACTGATGCACTTCTTGAACTCAAGAAGGGTATTCAGAATGACCCTTATGGATTAGTTCTTAAGTCTTGGGATTCCAAGTCATTAGAATCTAATGGTTGTCCTCAGAATTGGTATGGAATATTATGCAGTGAAGGAAATGTTATATCCATCACTCTTGACAATGCTGGTTTGGTTGGAGAGTTTAATTTCGTTGCAATTAGTGGCCTTACTATGCTTCACAACTTGTCAATTGTAAACAACCAATTCACAGGAAGTATGTTACATATTAGTCCAATGAAATCGCTTAAATTTCTCGATTTGTCTCTCAACAAGTTTAACGGGTCGTTTCCATCTACTTTTGTCGAATCGCGTAACTTAGTGTATCTGAATCTTTCTTCAAATGAATTTAGTAGCACTATTCCGCCCGTGTTTCGCAAACTTGAGCAGTTGAAGTATTTAGATTTTCACAGTAATAGCTTTTCTGGTGATATTATGAACATCTTTTATCAGATGGGAAGTGTTTTACATGTTGACTTAAGCAGCAACAAGTTCTCTGGTACATTGGATTTGGGACTTGGAGATGTCTCTTTTCTCTTCTCGATTCGATATTTAAATGTTAGCTACAATTCTTTGACTGGTGAACTATTTGCTCATGATGGTATGCCATACCTTGACAATTTAGAGGTGTTTGATGCTAGTAATAATCAGCTAGTTGGTAATATACCTTCCTTTGCGTTTGTCGTATCGCTAAGGATTCTTCGACTATCATGCAATCATTTGACAGGTTCATTTCCAGAAACTTTGTTGAAGGAAAGTTCTATGATGTTGTCTGAACTTGATCTTAGTCAAAACAAGCTTGAAG GTCCTATTGGAAGCATCACCTCGATGACTCTAAGGAAGCTTAATATATCTTCAAACAAATTTTCAGGACCATTACCTCTCAAGTTAGGCCATTGTGCCATCATTGATTTGAGCAATAACATGCTGTCAGGAAATTTGTCAAGGATCAAATATTGGGGTAACTATGTGGAACTTATTCAGTTAAGTTCAAACTCATTGTCTGGAACGCTTCCGAACGAAACTTCGCAATTTTTAAGGTTAACTTCACTTAATGTATCCAATAACTCATTGGAGGGATTTCTTCCGCCGGTGTTGGGAACCTATCTGGAGCTAAAAGTTATCGATCTTAGTCTCAACCAGCTTTCTGGATTCCTTTTACCAGCCCTTTTTGCCTCAACCAAATTGACTACTCTTAATCTCTCAAACAATAAGTTTTCTGGACCGATTCCTTTTCAACTTCCAAATAATAATCCATTGGTTTTGGAAGAAGACTTTACTTTGACATCTCTTGATCTTTCACACAACACCTTGAGTGGAAATCTTTCTTCAAACATGAAGGAGCTTCATAATTTGTCATATCTCAATCTATGTAACAACAAATTGGAAGGTACTATTCCTAATGATCTTCCAGATGCATTAAGAGGATTCAATGTGtcctttaataatttttctggTGTTGTACCTGATAACTTGTTGCAGTTTCCTGAATCAGCATTTCATCCAGGAAATACTATGCTGATATTTCCAAATTCTCAATTATCATCACCAAAAGATTCTTCCAACATAGATTTGAAGGAACATGGGTCACATAAGAAAACCTTCACTAGGAGTGTCTTGATTACATGTTTGgttactttttcttttgtgataGCTATTATTAGTGCTATGGTTTGTTATAGGATTCATCAGAAAAAAGAAGGAACTTCAAAACAAGATGCAACAATGGATGACATTATAGATAAGAGTGCTTCTCCATCAAAGAGAGAAGAGTCTAAAAGAAATGTGGAATCATTACCACCTTTGGACGATTCCGAAAACATTCATACAACTTTAAAGGGGCTTAAAGATCTTGAGTTTGTTAAGAATGAGGAAGGAACTTCTTCTCCGATGTCGAATCCTTCATCTTCTACAAGCCATCAATTCGAGAATCCTAGCGACTCCCTCAAAGTATCCTCACCAGATAAACTGGTGGGGGACTTGCATCTATTTGATGGATCGTTGATGCTAACTCCAGAAGAACTTTCACTCGCTCCGGCCGAAGTTGTTGGAAGGAGTTGTCATGGAACACTCTACAAAGCTACACTTGAATCTGGTCATGTATTGGCTGTCAAATGGTTAAGAGAAGGAATAACTAAAGGGAAAAAGGAGTTGGCTAGGGAAATGAAGAAACTTGGGACAATTAAGCATCCAAgtttggtttcttttcttggtTGCTATGTAGGGCCTAAGGAGCATGAGAGATTGATTATATCAAATTACATGAATGCACATTCTTTGGACATTTATCTGCATG AGGCTGAGAAAAGAAATATCCATCCTTTGTCTCTTGATGAAAGGCTCAGGGTAGCCGTAGAAACGGCTCGATGTCTTCTTTTCCTACACGCCGAGAAAACCATACCTCATGGCAATCTCAAATCCACCAACATTCTTATAGAAACTCCCAACAGAAATGTCTTGCTCACTGACTACAGCTTGCACCGAATACTTACTGCCGCAGGTACTTCTGAGCAAGTTCTGAATGCCGGCGCACTCGGTTACTGCCCGCCTGAGTTCGCTAGATCAACCAAACCATGCCCTTCTTTGAAGAGTGATGTCTATGCATTTGGAGTTGTGTTATTAGAGCTCCTAACAGGAATAAAATCAGAAGAAATAGTTTCTGTTGGAGAAGATTACATTAGCAAGTGCTTTGAAAAGTCACTTGTGGATAAGCACAATGGAGAAGAATCATCTAGGAGGATTCTTGATGAAATGCTAAAAGTGGCTCTTAGATGCATTCTTCCAGCATCTGAGAGACCTGATATGAAAACAGTTTTTGATGATCTTTCAACAATAAAGAATAGTTGA
- the LOC101513007 gene encoding ETHYLENE INSENSITIVE 3-like 1 protein, protein MMMFDDIGFCGDLDMFCGTLGEGDISVRQTEPDSVVEDDYSDEEMDLDELERRMWRYKMRYKRMKEQTKAKEGIDAAKARQSQEQARRKKMSRAQDGILKYMLKMMEVCKAQGFVYGIIPEKGKPVTGASDNLREWWKDKVRFDRNGPAAIAKYQADNAIPGKNDGCNSIGPTPHTLQELQDTTLGSLLSALMQHCDPPQRRFPLEKGLPPPWWPTGNEEWWPQIGLPKDQGPPPYKKPHDLKKAWKVGVLTAVIKHMSPDIAKIRKLVRQSKCLQDKMTAKESATWLAIINQEEALARELYPDYCPSLSSGGGSGSMVINDCSEYDVDGADDETNFDVVEDRKPENLHPSNLGMERMRGMVPVQQPSLPMKGEVVTNLDFIRKRKISNDFNMIIDQKLYTCEHPQCPYSEVRLAFQDRSSRDNHQLNCPYRNSPADYGGSNFHATEVKPIIFPQSFVQPNSTAQPAGLVPPSFDLTGLGVPEDGQKMITELMSIYDTNVIGNKNASSTNCVAVENQNLSQPCIQQQQDNFFSSQGMVMEAANFFTRDESQFDRFKPINSPFETNHNNNNIHLMFGSPCDLASFDFKEDIQLQGVGIDTFHKQPDMSIWYN, encoded by the coding sequence ATGATGATGTTTGATGACATAGGGTTTTGTGGTGATTTGGATATGTTTTGTGGTACACTTGGGGAAGGGGATATTTCTGTCAGGCAAACCGAGCCGGATTCGGTAGTCGAGGATGATTATAGTGATGAAGAAATGGACTTGGATGAGCTTGAGCGGAGGATGTGGAGGTACAAAATGCGTTACAAGCGAATGAAAGAACAAACCAAGGCTAAAGAAGGAATCGATGCAGCAAAGGCGAGGCAGTCTCAGGAACAAGCAAGGAGGAAAAAGATGTCAAGAGCTCAAGATGGAATATTGAAGTACATGCTGAAAATGATGGAGGTTTGTAAGGCGCAAGGATTTGTTTACGGGATAATTCCCGAGAAGGGGAAGCCGGTGACCGGTGCATCTGACAATCTTCGTGAATGGTGGAAGGATAAGGTTAGGTTCGATAGGAACGGCCCAGCTGCCATAGCCAAGTATCAAGCTGATAACGCAATTCCGGGAAAGAATGATGGATGCAATTCCATCGGTCCAACTCCACACACTTTGCAAGAATTACAGGACACGACCTTGGGTTCTCTCTTATCAGCACTTATGCAGCACTGTGATCCTCCTCAGAGGCGTTTCCCATTAGAGAAGGGTCTTCCTCCACCATGGTGGCCCACAGGGAATGAAGAGTGGTGGCCCCAAATCGGTTTACCTAAAGACCAAGGCCCTCCACCGTACAAGAAACCTCATGACCTGAAAAAAGCATGGAAGGTCGGTGTTCTAACTGCTGTGATCAAGCATATGTCTCCTGATATAGCCAAGATTCGCAAGCTCGTGAGGCAGTCCAAATGCCTTCAAGATAAAATGACTGCCAAGGAAAGTGCAACCTGGCTCGCCATCATCAACCAAGAAGAAGCTTTGGCTCGAGAGCTTTATCCGGATTACTGCCCCTCGTTGTCTTCCGGAGGAGGTAGTGGTTCTATGGTCATCAATGATTGcagtgaatatgatgttgatgGGGCTGACGATGAGACGAACTTTGATGTTGTGGAGGATCGAAAACCCGAGAATCTTCATCCATCCAATCTTGGGATGGAGAGAATGAGGGGAATGGTTCCAGTTCAGCAGCCTTCTCTTCCAATGAAGGGAGAGGTTGTCACAAACTTGGATTTCATTCGAAAGAGGAAGATCTCAAATGACTTTAACATGATCATTGATCAGAAACTCTACACATGTGAACATCCTCAATGCCCTTACAGTGAAGTTCGTCTCGCTTTTCAAGACAGGTCGTCTAGGGACAATCATCAATTGAATTGTCCATACAGAAACAGTCCTGCAGATTACGGAGGCTCTAATTTCCATGCTACCGAGGTTAAGCCAATTATTTTCCCACAGTCCTTTGTTCAACCAAACTCTACAGCTCAGCCTGCTGGTTTGGTTCCACCTTCATTTGATTTAACTGGGCTTGGAGTTCCCGAAGACGGCCAGAAAATGATTACCGAACTTATGTCGATTTATGATACAAATGTTATAGGAAACAAGAATGCAAGTTCCACCAATTGTGTAGCTGTTGAAAATCAAAACCTTTCTCAGCCCTGCATTCAGCAACAACAGGACAATTTCTTTTCGAGTCAAGGAATGGTAATggaagcagcaaacttttttaCCCGCGATGAAAGTCAATTTGACAGGTTCAAGCCAATTAACTCTCCTTTTGAAACCAAccacaacaataataatatccATCTCATGTTTGGGTCTCCATGTGATTTGGCATCCTTTGATTTTAAGGAGGATATACAACTACAGGGAGTAGGAATCGATACATTTCACAAACAACCAGATATGTCAATATGGTACAATTGA